Proteins co-encoded in one Aethina tumida isolate Nest 87 chromosome 7, icAetTumi1.1, whole genome shotgun sequence genomic window:
- the LOC109601218 gene encoding ctenidin-1-like, giving the protein MNTLVFALLGSLTVGSLAAPGGTYLSGPAGVVTDHGAFGPGGHGGGVGFGLGGGYGGGGFGGGGGGHGSVIAGPVNPGAALVGPQAGPSALVGPQMGHASVVGPVNGGATLVAPVHHGVSFVGGHGGGFGGLGGLGLGLGLGGGGGYGGFGGHGGFGGGVGIGHGGVTVKGPATVPATIAGPAGKIVADGLYGVPSHGHW; this is encoded by the exons ATGAATACGCTG GTTTTTGCTTTGTTGGGGTCGTTGACAGTGGGTAGCTTAGCCGCCCCTGGAGGAACTTATCTTTCAGGACCAGCAGGAGTTGTCACTGATCACGGCGCCTTTGGTCCAGGTGGTCATGGAGGTGGAGTGGGATTTGGATtag gaGGTGGTTATGGGGGTGGTGGTttcggcggcggcggcggcggacATGGTTCCGTAATCGCTGGACCTGTGAATCCTGGTGCCGCTCTAGTAGGCCCACAAGCCGGACCTTCCGCATTAGTTGGACCTCAAATGGGACACGCTTCAGTTGTCGGACCAGTTAATGGAGGAGCCACCTTAGTGGCGCCAGTGCATCATGGAGTTTCATTTGTTGGAGGACATGGAGGCGGTTTCGGAGGGTTAGGCGGTCTAGGATTGGGACTGGGacttggtggtggtggtg GTTATGGAGGTTTTGGTGGGCACGGAGGTTTTGGAGGAGGAGTCGGTATTGGACACGGGGGAGTAACAGTGAAAGGACCGGCTACAGTTCCCGCCACCATTGCTGGACCTGCCGGAAAAATTGTCGCTGATGGGTTGTACGGCGTTCCATCTCATGGACATTGGTGA
- the LOC109601243 gene encoding uncharacterized protein LOC109601243, with amino-acid sequence MRLTSNLLTCDECKDILQNVFGDTSVELVDCDLKSFDEILGYLAEHFNLTITYKKDGVIQEIKLFLKMVPMINDKQNKFVKKMSVFGKEVKVYQNLLKYFNELLDEPFAPKFIYQKNYEKVVWENMALKNFKVLNTNRMNEEQCLSVLKSLAGLHGACLIFEEQQSVNGKVFRIDGHYPDEVEEKTFSYEEGHPRYDWLKTASSSIADLATFFSDSSKTVEKFKRYIFNELRDYLKPSKKYRNVLVHDDLHSNNIMFNENNQSIIVDYQLTRYAPPVFDVLLFLYLNAGRTYLSNNKARLLKYYYTKLEDVLVKHNIKLEELISRENFAESAEEYDLPALVEACLYGTNVLISQKLSKELMSNEENFAKFMYQDRASFITREFTSDPTFRDRFSEVLIPLFELFEKA; translated from the coding sequence ATGAGACTaacttctaatttattaacctGCGACGAGTGCAAAGACATTCTTCAAAATGTTTTCGGTGACACCTCAGTGGAATTGGTGGATTGCGACCTCAAAAGTTTCGACGAAATATTGGGATATTTAGCGGAACATTTCAACTTAACCATTACCTATAAAAAGGACGGAGTTATTCAAGAAATCAAATTGTTCCTAAAAATGGTACCAATGATTAacgataaacaaaataaatttgtgaagAAGATGAGCGTTTTCGGTAAGGAGGTAAAAGTGTATCAAaacttgttgaaatattttaacgaaCTACTGGATGAACCTTTTGCACCAAAGTTTATCTACCAGAAAAACTATGAGAAAGTTGTATGGGAAAATAtggcattaaaaaatttcaaagtgttgAATACAAACCGTATGAATGAAGAACAATGTTTGTCTGTGTTAAAATCACTGGCGGGATTACATGGAgcttgtttaatatttgaggAACAACAATCAGTTAATGGGAAAGTATTTAGAATCGACGGTCATTACCCTGATGAAGTAGAAGagaaaacattttcttatGAAGAAGGACATCCTAGATATGATTGGTTAAAAACAGCATCAAGCAGTATTGCTGATTTAGCAACATTTTTCTCAGATTCTTCAAAAACTGTAGAAAAATTCAAGAGGTACATCTTTAATGAACTTAGGGACTACTTAAAGCCATCTAAAAAATATCGAAATGTGTTGGTCCATGACGACCTTCATTCAAATAACATTATGTTTAACGAAAACAACCAAAGCATAATTGTGGACTACCAGTTGACGAGATATGCGCCTCCGGTTTTTgatgtacttttatttttatatttgaatgcAGGAAGAACATATTTGAGTAATAATAAAGCTAGGttgcttaaatattattacaccaAACTGGAAGATGTCTTAGTTaaacacaatataaaattagaagaacTAATCTCAAGAGAAAATTTCGCAGAATCTGCCGAAGAATATGATTTACCAGCCTTAGTGGAAGCATGCCTATACGGTACAAATGTCTtaatatcacaaaaattatCCAAGGAACTCATGTCCAACGAGGAGAACTttgcaaaatttatgtatCAGGATAGAGCATCCTTCATTACCAGAGAATTTACATCCGATCCGACTTTCCGAGATAGGTTTAGTGAAGTACTCATTCCTTTGTTTGAACTGTTCGAAAAAGcttaa
- the LOC109601217 gene encoding cuticle protein 16.5-like produces the protein MNALLITVLATLSLASGSGIHGGVILKGPSGIVTSAGPIGPEGPAGIGGVVGRAIIAPAAAAIAAPALAAPLAIAAPAAIAAPAIAAPLAIAAPAAIGVPALSAGAVWGAPVQAGGIAAGAVQAGSVLAGRVQAGSVLAGRVQAGSVLAGGVQAGSILAGGVQAGSIAAGPVQAGSITTGGVSAGSITATGLVAAPVAVAAPVAIAAPAIAAPAIAAPVAVGLGAGVITNGGGTIGVSGHGAVVRGPPTVPVAVAGPAGKIAADGLWGPTLAVGGKGW, from the exons ATGAACGCACTG CTTATCACAGTTTTGGCCACCTTGTCACTCGCCTCCGGCTCCGGTATCCATGGTGGAGTTATCCTAAAAGGACCATCCGGCATTGTGACCTCAGCCGGTCCAATCGGACCTGAAGGTCCTGCCGGAATTGGCGGAGTTGTAGGCCGTGCCATTATAGCTCCTGCAGCCGCCGCTATTGCTGCTCCTGCTCTTGCCGCACCACTTGCCATTGCTGCCCCTGCCGCTATTGCTGCTCCTGCTATCGCTGCGCCACTTGCCATTGCTGCTCCCGCCGCTATCGGTGTTCCCGCTCTGTCTGCCGGTGCTGTATGGGGTGCCCCCGTTCAAGCTGGTGGCATCGCTGCTGGTGCCGTACAAGCTGGAAGTGTCCTCGCTGGAAGAGTACAAGCTGGAAGTGTCCTCGCTGGAAGAGTACAAGCTGGAAGTGTCCTCGCTGGAGGAGTTCAAGCCGGAAGTATCCTTGCTGGAGGAGTTCAGGCTGGTAGTATCGCAGCCGGACCAGTACAAGCAGGTTCAATTACCACAGGAGGTGTTTCCGCCGGATCCATCACTGCAACTGGGCTTGTAGCTGCCCCCGTTGCCGTTGCCGCCCCTGTAGCAATTGCCGCTCCAGCTATCGCCGCCCCAGCTATCGCTGCTCCTGTTGCCGTAGGCTTAG GAGCCGGTGTGATTACCAACGGAGGTGGCACTATTGGAGTAAGTGGTCATGGAGCTGTCGTCAGAGGACCACCTACTGTTCCAGTAGCTGTGGCTGGACCCGCCGGCAAGATAGCCGCTGATGGTCTTTGGGGACCAACTTTGGCTGTTGGGGGAAAAGGATGGTAA
- the LOC126266249 gene encoding chorion class B protein Ld34-like, translating to MKTIVAIVVFASFLAVSYAGVIGAPIATSIVGAPIGIGAPLGIGAPIGIGAPIGLGAPIGLGGSLLTKSVLAAPAISTVGIGAPLGLGLGGLGLGKSIIASPGLAVASPWG from the exons ATGAAAACCATT GTTGCTATTGTAGTTTTCGCAAGCTTCTTAGCTGTATCTTACGCGGGTGTAATAGGAGCACCAATTGCCACCAGTATTGTGGGAGCTCCAATCGGAATTGGAGCACCACTCGGAATTGGAGCACCAATCGGAATTGGAGCACCAATTGGACTTGGAGCACCCATTGGTCTAGGTGGTTCACTTTTAA CCAAATCCGTTTTGGCCGCCCCAGCTATTTCCACCGTAGGAATCGGCGCTCCACTGGGTTTGGGTCTTGGAGGATTGGGGCTTGGAAAGTCAATCATTGCCAGCCCCGGGCTCGCAGTAGCTTCTCCATGGggttaa
- the LOC109601215 gene encoding apomucin-like: protein MSILLVSVIASLAVHASASGIGLDALTLKGAAGSITTGPLALNGLDLSLGGLLAPGWANGLVAPAVSAGTVIAPAVAAKSLVVPPISAASLIAPAVAATSLIAPATSAGALIAPAVAGKTVITPAVSSGATIIGPSVLKGAALAAPAAITAGGASIVGPSAAATSIVGPSAAPASIIGPSAALAAPAVVGKAAAAQAIVGPVAPAVSVVGPVAPGASVVGPSTAPVNVVGPSAAGASIIGPSALGLLGLPGLVAPAVAAASAVAAAPALASPAALGLGSLQLGGLGLRTADLGLGLGAITDISKTIITNGGGTINLSARGALVNGPAVAPTALRGPSGKILA, encoded by the exons ATGAGTATACTG CTTGTATCAGTGATAGCCTCTTTGGCTGTGCACGCATCAGCTTCAGGCATCGGCTTGGATGCCCTCACCTTAAAAGGTGCCGCAGGGTCCATAACAACAGGACCGTTAGCCTTAAATGGTCTTGATCTCAGTTTGGGAGGACTTTTGGCTCCTGGTTGGGCCAACGGCCTCGTTGCTCCAGCAGTTAGTGCCGGTACAGTGATCGCTCCCGCCGTCGCCGCTAAATCACTTGTAGTGCCACCTATTAGTGCCGCGTCCTTAATTGCTCCCGCCGTTGCGGCCACATCACTTATTGCGCCCGCTACGAGTGCCGGTGCTTTAATTGCCCCCGCAGTGGCTGGTAAAACCGTCATCACTCCTGCCGTCTCGTCTGGTGCGACCATTATTGGACCTTCCGTGCTTAAGGGCGCCGCTTTAGCAGCACCTGCTGCCATCACAGCTGGTGGTGCTTCAATCGTTGGCCCTTCGGCAGCTGCTACATCCATAGTGGGTCCATCAGCCGCGCCCGCAAGCATCATTGGACCTTCTGCTGCTCTTGCAGCTCCAGCTGTAGTGGGTAAAGCTGCGGCAGCTCAAGCGATTGTCGGACCAGTCGCACCCGCAGTATCAGTTGTCGGGCCAGTGGCGCCTGGAGCATCAGTTGTCGGACCATCTACTGCACCAGTTAATGTGGTGGGACCCAGCGCAGCTGGAGCTTCAATCATCGGACCATCCGCTTTGGGACTTTTGGGTCTTCCCGGTTTGGTAGCACCAGCTGTTGCTGCTGCATCAGCCGTAGCTGCTGCTCCAGCTCTTGCGTCACCTGCTGCGTTGG gTTTGGGAAGTCTTCAATTAGGAGGATTAGGTCTCAGAACAGCTGATCTTGGTCTGGGTCTTGGAGCGATTACTGATATTTCCAAAACTATTATCACTAACGGAGGTGGTACCATAAATTTAAGTGCACGAGGTGCTTTGGTTAATGGACCAGCAGTTGCACCAACTGCTTTGAGGGGACCATCTGGAAAAATACTTGCTTAA
- the LOC109601244 gene encoding atypical kinase COQ8B, mitochondrial: MSRSQDVLGILKAFQLIAEAGIELQKRNSKVIWQNSSFRSLLEECIKGENLKKNPDLNLKKISESTYEGVDRLCAVAHGIKVYSTLDIAQTDRKSSSSEKLENINTTKAYVPKSTINNTIGINLDIKLSESEKELLRKLDMEHRAKLVREKDRDDLDDAELQSISEQQKVTASPNPKSKLKLSENAKQRKVPSSRIGRMVSFGTLAAGLGLGTASEYAKRTLGISQTDDPATLFLTKANLERIVDTLCKVRGAALKLGQILSIQDDSVVHPELAKALERVRKSADFMPDWQVEQVMSGELGPNWRESFAEFDNRPFAAASIGQVHWGKTKDGQEVAVKIQYPGVAKGIESDIENLATIMKMWNVFPKGMFLENLMAVAKRELAWEVDYVREAECTKKFQGILKPFHEYRVPNVIDQLSTKQVFTTELMDGVPVDQCFDMELEHREFIGNKIMELCLREIMQFRYMQTDPNWANFLYNPTKKQILLLDFGASREYSKEFMDKYVQILKAACDGDHNAVLNVSRELGFLTGYESPIMETAHVDAVMILGEVFRCPGKYDFANQDMTARITTLSQTMLNHRLCPPPEEVYSLHRKLSGVFLLCTKLQIQIECKSIFLKLYDNYVNTIQ; encoded by the exons ATGTCTCGAAGTCAGGATGTACTAGGCATTTTAAAAGCTTTCCAACTAATAGCAGAGGCGGGCATTGAGTTACAGAAGCGCAATTCGAAAGTTATATGGCAAAATTCCAGTTTTCGTTCATTGTTGGAAGAATGCATAAAaggtgaaaatttaaaaaaaaatcctgatctcaatttaaaaaaaatatcagagTCGACCTATGAAGGTGTAGACAGACTTTGTGCAGTCGCACATGGCATTAAGGTTTATTCCACTTTGGATATTG CACAAACTGACAGGAAAAGTAGTAGTTctgaaaaattggaaaatatcaacacaactaaAGCATATGTTCCTaaaagtacaataaataatacaattggtATCAATTTGGATATCAAGTTAAGTGAAAGTGAAAAAGAATTACTGAGAAAATTGGATATGGAGCACAGAGCAAAATTGGTGCGCGAGAAAGACAGAGATGATCTGGATGATGCTGAGTTACAGTCAATAAGTGAACAACAAAAAGTCACTGCCTCCCCTAATCCAAAGTCAAAATTAAAG CTGTCAGAAAACGCCAAGCAAAGAAAAGTTCCATCCTCAAGGATTGGGAGAATGGTCTCATTTGGTACTTTGGCTGCTGGGTTAGGGCTTGGTACTGCTAGTGAATATGCCAAAAGAACTTTGGGAATTTCCCAAACAGATGATCCTGCCACCCTATTTTTAACCAAAGCGAATTTGGAGAGAATTGTTGATACTTTATGCAAAGTTAGAG GTGCTGCATTGAAACTAGGTCAGATACTAAGTATCCAGGATGATTCAGTGGTACATCCGGAGTTGGCGAAAGCACTGGAACGTGTTAGAAAATCAGCAGATTTTATGCCAGATTGGCAGGTTGAGCAGGTGATGAGTGGCGAACTCGGTCCGAACTGGCGTGAGAGTTTCGCTGAATTCGATAACCGCCCCTTTGCTGCCGCCTCAATTGGTCAAGTACATTGGGGAAAGACCAAGGATGGTCAAGAGGTGGCTGTAAAGATACAATACCCTGGAGTGGCAAAAGGAATTGAGAGCGATATTGAGAACTTGGCAACAATCATGAAAATGTGGAATGTATTTCCAAAGGGGATGTTTTTGGAAAACTTGATGGCCGTGGCTAAGAGGGAACTTGCTTGGGAAGTCGATTATGTGAGGGAGGCCGAATGCACAAAGAAGTTCCAAGGGATTTTGAAACCCTTCCACGAATATCGTGTGCCGAATGTAATAG aTCAATTGTCCACCAAGCAAGTTTTTACAACAGAACTTATGGACGGCGTACCAGTAGATCAGTGTTTCGACATGGAACTCGAACATCGTGAATtcattggaaataaaataatggagcTCTGTTTAAGAGAAATTATGCAATTTAGATACATGCAAACTGACCCAAACTGGGCAAATTTCTTATACAATCCGACCAAAAAACaa ATATTGCTATTGGATTTTGGTGCTAGCAGAGAGTACTCCAAAGAGTTTATGGACAAATACGTGCAAATATTGAAAGCTGCGTGCGACGGAGATCACAATGCTGTCTTAAATGTTTCCAGGGAGCTGGGATTCCTAACTGGATATGAAAGTCCT atCATGGAAACAGCCCACGTAGACGCAGTAATGATATTAGGCGAGGTGTTTAGATGTCCGGGAAAGTATGACTTTGCGAACCAGGATATGACCGCTCGAATAACGACTTTGAGTCAGACTATGTTGAATCATAGATTATGTCCACCACCAGAAGAAGTATATTCTTTACACAGAAAACTCTCAGGGGTGTTTTTGTTGTGTactaaattacaaattcaaattgagtgcaagtcaatatttttgaagttgtATGACAACTATGTGAATACTattcaataa
- the LOC109601219 gene encoding ESF1 homolog → MEDKRFSHITSDPKFRRIPKHEKKVKIDKRFQSMFNDKKFKVKYTTDKRGRPVSYTSTEDLKRYYELSSEESEDSENEEQEEGGKFVKAPKEEQDDLKVKHKSDKNLTSDIKSKLKNLNVDYARGETALYSESSSDDDESESEVSDTEDIDHKWGELDADAETTEEATYRLAVCNMDWDRIRATDLMVLFNSFLPPGGVIQSVAIYPSEFGKKRLAEEEIKGPIELVDGNQEEANEDETEEGSKYHMEKLRQYQLNRLKYYYAVVTFDNPNSANKIYTECDGMEYESSATKIDLRFIPDDMTFDDEPKETCDKLPELNKYEPRFFTTTALQQAKVDLTWDETDPGRLEMTQKLNSGKIDDVTENDLQNYLAGSSDEESEEEVEENEEEEGEPGNVLDKYKALLQDIEEKENQKKNKDVEMEITWGLGLKDEAEKLVKKKLADAEEKTPFQKYLDKRKEKKKEKRLQKKKMVDDGDDDGDSDIPSDIDMNDPYFAEEFNNPEFKKKKNKENKIKDDNDKEDNAELELLLMNEEDGKKHFNLKKIQDEENESKSKKKRKNKKGKEEEPKDNFEVNVNDDRFSALFTSHHFNIDPTDPNFKKTKGMEKLITEKIKRRTDDDENEAKRPKLENKKKKNAELSLLVKNVKRKTEAFKNK, encoded by the exons ATGGAGGATAAACGTTTTTCGCACATTACAAGCGACCCAAAATTTCGCAGAATACCGAAACATGAAAAGAAAGTGAAAATAGATAAGCGGTTTCAGTCTATGTTCAATGACAAaaagtttaaagtaaaatatacgaCCGACAAACGAGGAAGACCTGTAAGTTACACTTCTACGGAGGATTTGAAGCGATATTATGAATTAAGTTCTGAAGAAAGCGAGGATTCTGAAAACGAAGAGCAAGAGGAAGGTGGCAAGTTTGTTAAAGCCCCTAAAGAAGAACAGGATGATCTAAAAGTTAAACACAAAAGTGATAAGAATCTTACAAGTGACATTAAAtcaaaactaaagaatttaaatgttgattATGCTAGAGGTGAGACTGCTCTGTATTCAGAAAGCTCTTCTGATGATGATGAGAGTGAGAGTGAAGTCTCAGACACTGAGGACATTGATCACAAATGGGGCGAACTTGATGCTGATGCGGAAACGACGGAAGAAGCTACATATAGATTAGCTGTATGTAATATGGATTGGGATAGAATAAGAGCTACAGATTTAATGGTGTTGTTCAATTCATTTTTACCACCTGGAGGAGTTATTCAATCTGTAGCGATATACCCATCAGAATTTGGCAAAAAAAGACTAGcagaagaagaaattaaagGGCCTATAGAACTTGTGGATGGCAATCAAGAAGAGGCAAATGAAGATGAAACTGAAgaag GATCAAAATATCACATGGAAAAGTTGAGACAATATCAGCTAAATAGATTGAAGTATTATTATGCAGTTGTGACATTTGATAACCCAAATTCAGCCAATAAAATCTACACTGAGTGTGATGGAATGGAGTATGAATCAAGTGCCACAAAAATTGATCTGCGTTTTATACCAGATGATATGACATTTGATGATGAACCTAAAGAAACATGTGATAAATTacctgaattaaataaatatgaacctAGGTTCTTTACTACAACAGCATTACAGCAAGCTAAAGTTGACTTAACATGGGATGAAACTGACCCTGGTAGACTTGAGATGACCCAAAAATTGAacagtggaaaaattgatGATGTAACTGAAAATGATTTACAAAACTACTTGGCTGGAAGCAGTGATGAAGAGAGTGAAGAAGAAGTGGAGGAGAATGAAGAAGAGGAAGGTGAACCTGGAAATGTTTTGGACAAGTATAAAGCCTTGCTTCAAGACAttgaagaaaaagaaaatcagAAAAAGAATAAGGATGTAGAAATGGAAATTACATGGGGATTAGGTCTTAAGGATGAGGCAGAAAAGCTTGTGAAGAAGAAATTAGCAGATGCTGAAGAGAAAACACCATTCCAGAAATATTTAGACAAGAGGAAGGAAAAGAAAAAAGAGAAAAGACtacagaaaaagaaaatggtaGATGATGGTGATGATGATGGAGATTCTGACATTCCCTCTGATATTGATATGAATGATCCATACTTTGCTGAAGAGTTCAATAATCCAGAAtttaagaaaaagaagaataaagaaaataaaataaaagatgatAATGATAAGGAAGACAATGCAGagttagaattattattaatgaatgaaGAAGATGGAAAGAAAcactttaatttgaaaaagattCAAGATGAAGAAAACGAGAGTAAAAGTAAAAAGaaacgtaaaaataaaaagggaaAAGAAGAAGAGCCAAAGGataattttgaagttaatGTTAATGATGATAGATTTTCTGCTCTTTTTACTAGCCACCATTTCAATATTGATCCCACTGACcctaattttaagaaaacaaaGGGTATGGAAAAACTTATAACGGAGAAGATTAAACGGCGAACAGACGATGATGAAAATGAAGCAAAAAGGCCGAAATTGgagaataaaaagaaaaagaatgcTGAACTTAGTttacttgttaaaaatgttaaacgaAAAACTGAagcctttaaaaataaataa
- the LOC109601216 gene encoding elastin-like — translation MLQSPQSRIMNALFVTVLACLAVYASGSGIGLGGAILKGPSGIVTSAGPIGPAGIGIAAPLAVAAGPALIGARAGIAVPGIAAGGLLAGPVAAGGLLAAPVAAGGILAAPVSAGAIAAAPVSAGAIAAGPVSAGAIAAGPVSAGAIAAGPVSAGAIAAAPVSAGSIAAGPVSAGAITAGGVVAGSITATGVVAAPALAVAAPGIVRAPLGLGLGLGLKGCRSIILQNLYQLSPQPIIMNTLFVAVFACLAVYSSASLVGLGAPAVGLAGPIGLGATLVGPATLGATVVGPATLGASVVGPATLGASVVGPSTLGATVVGPATLGASIVGPATSGAAIVGPATGGASLIGPTAGVAVAGPALVAPAAVAAPVAVGAVGAVGAGLITNGGGTIGVSGLGAAVRGPPTAPVVIAGPSGKVAASGLWGPTLAGLTAKAW, via the exons atgttacAGTCACCACAATCTAGAATCATGAACGCATTG TTCGTCACAGTCCTTGCCTGCTTGGCCGTCTACGCCTCCGGCTCGGGCATCGGTCTTGGCGGCGCCATCCTCAAAGGACCCTCCGGCATCGTAACCTCCGCCGGACCAATCGGCCCAGCCGGCATCGGCATTGCCGCCCCATTGGCCGTCGCCGCCGGCCCCGCACTGATAGGAGCACGCGCCGGAATCGCGGTGCCCGGAATCGCCGCCGGAGGCCTGCTCGCTGGTCCCGTCGCCGCCGGTGGCCTCCTCGCCGCTCCGGTCGCCGCCGGAGGCATCCTCGCCGCTCCAGTTTCAGCTGGTGCAATCGCCGCCGCCCCAGTATCCGCCGGAGCCATCGCCGCCGGACCAGTGTCCGCTGGAGCCATTGCCGCCGGACCAGTGTCCGCCGGAGCCATTGCCGCCGGTCCAGTGTCCGCTGGAGCTATTGCCGCCGCACCAGTATCCGCTGGTTCCATTGCCGCCGGACCGGTGTCCGCTGGTGCCATTACCGCTGGAGGAGTTGTGGCTGGTTCGATTACTGCCACCGGTGTTGTTGCTGCCCCCGCTCTGGCCGTGGCCGCCCCCGGCATTGTCCGTGCACCACTCGGTTTGGGACTGGGATTGGGATTAAAGGGATG TCGTTCAATT atTTTGCAAAATCTGTACCAGTTGTCACCTCAACCTATAATCATGAACACATTG TTTGTCGCAGTTTTCGCCTGTTTGGCAGTCTACTCCTCCGCCTCCCTCGTAGGTTTGGGTGCTCCCGCAGTCGGTCTGGCTGGCCCGATAGGTCTCGGTGCCACCCTTGTAGGACCCGCCACCCTGGGGGCCACCGTCGTTGGACCCGCTACTTTAGGAGCCTCTGTCGTAGGACCCGCAACTTTGGGAGCCTCTGTCGTAGGACCATCTACTTTGGGTGCCACTGTGGTAGGACCAGCAACTTTGGGTGCCTCTATCGTTGGACCCGCCACCTCAGGAGCCGCCATCGTTGGACCAGCAACTGGTGGTGCTAGTCTCATCGGACCAACTGCCGGTGTAGCCGTGGCCGGCCCGGCTCTTGTTGCTCCAGCTGCTGTTGCAGCTCCAGTTGCTGTTGGTGCCGTAGGTGCTGTAGGTGCCGGTCTCATCACCAATGGAGGTGGTACCATCGGAGTTTCTGGTTTGGGAGCTGCAGTAAGAGGACCACCAACCGCTCCCGTGGTCATTGCTGGTCCTTCCGGTAAAGTCGCCGCTAGCGGGCTTTGGGGACCAACCTTGGCAGGTTTGACTGCAAAGGCGTGGTAG